GAAGGCCTAGGAAAGGCCTCCGGGCTCAGCAAGCATAAAATTCTTCTCCTAAATTATTACCATGCACAGGAAAAGCTGTACTATAAGCCAAAGAAAGAGCATGGGACAGATTACCAGACGTACTGTAAGCTAAAGAGCATGAGAGGAATAACAAGAGACGTTTCGCACTGCAGGCATGGCCTAAGTGCTCCTCGTCCCAATTGGACGAGGTGGAGGCATTGGACCGAGGTGGAGGCATTGgacctggtggaggaagcaatTGCCTTCTTGACAACATCACTACAGCATTCAGTGAGTATTCAGAGTATCAAGAAGTATCCTGACAGCACTATCAGGTTCCTGAGTACACACTGCACGCATACGTTGTTGGCCACATCAACACTGTAAAGCCGGAGGCACGCAGACGATGCCAGCGTGACAGCATTCCCCCAGAGAGGCAAGTGTTCAGAAGACTTCAGTGACTCGGGACCTTCAGTCACGACCCTCCCACCCCTCgggagaaaagaacaaacaaacaaacaaacaaacaaacacacaaacacacaaaaaccccaGAACCAGTATCTGTTGGAGGCCTGACGAAGCCAGGAGAGACGCACTGCAGTTCTCCAGGGCTTTCTCAGTGTTGGCAACCTCCGGGAACCGGGACAGCCATCACTCGAGTCCCACCCCACAAAGGCTTGAAGAGACGGAAAAAAATGCAACACGCATCTTCCATCAACACGAGGTAGATATACGTTTTTAGAGTACAGTTCTAGGCTGGGGCAGCGTTCACTGAACTGCATTGCCTCCAACCTCAGAGGTCCAGTGAGACAGTGATACCGACTTGACACAAAAGCTTTTCGACTGCCCTAGTAACTTTGAAGGCATTCTGCCCTCTCGTAACGACACCAAGGGCTCCACACGCCATTGGGAACCATGCGCCAGCTTGCTTTCTCACACTTCACCCATACCTTCAAGGCCTAAGGACAGGCTGCCGCCTATAAACATACAGCCGTTGAGCTCCACTCACAAGACAGTGGAGGACCTCCGGAGGAGCGCAACGGTGATCCCCCACTTAGGTCAAGTGGTGCCTCTGTCGCATGCTCATATATTTCACAACTTGGCACTTACCAAGCAGCCGTTTCGCTCCTCCAGCCTCTTAGTCCCTCCACAGCTTGGAGCTCACTGTTGGCCCAAAGCAGGGAATGCCAGCAGGCAACCGGCAATACACAGGCACACCGAGGAATGGTCTCCCGATCGAGGCAGCAGTACCTCCCACTCGCAAAACGCACACTGCATCCTCGAGCGTCCCATTCACCCTTCTGTCACAACGCACCGATTGACACATCGCGTGAAGCATGTTCTGACACAACGAGCCCCCAGAAGCCTACGCCATCTCCCTGGTCAACGCCTTCTCTCCTGCAGCTCGTGGATTCTCTGGGGGTGCTAGACACAGTCAGGAAATTCATCGTCCCCACACAGGCTCTTCTGGCCGCCTTTCCCCACCACCCAGGGTCAGGCTCCGAACCCACCACAAGTGTCAGGCCTTTATACAGAAGTTCACGCTGCCTACAGGCTTGCCACTCCCATTGCCCGCCGACTCATTGCACCCGTTTGAGATAACTAGCACCAAAGGAAAAGGGCGTGTCCTAAGAGGAGGGCGAGAAGAACAGCGACCAGCTGACACCCTTTCTAAGCAAATGCAAATAACGAGCCGCTCACCAAGAAAATCCACCTGAAAAACACATTTCCGTTTCCGCGAGCTCCGCACCCCCTAGAGCACTGCAAAAGCAAATCGTATCGGCAACAGGGACCTTCGAGGAGGTCGTAGCCACACCCGCAGCTATCCCTCCACCTCTGCTCGCTACTCTCCCGCTCTGTGACAGAAACGACGACgagcaggaaagcaaagggacAAGTGCCGCCGCGCAGGGGAAAAGGCGCGAGGAGGGGCGGAAGCAAGGAGCACGTGGAAAGTCTCGTCAGAGGCACTCACCGGGAGGGCGTCTCCGCTGTCGCTGTCGCTGTCGCTGTcgctgccggcgccggcgccggcgggctcttcgggcagcagcggcgcgcgtttgtcgggcggcggcggggccggcagggtgTTGGGGCCGCtggcgcccgggcagcggcgctggcTCTTGCGCGAGTCGGCGGTGAGCGAGAGCTCGTGCGAGTAGGAgtggaggaaggcgcggacgccGTCGATGCCCACGAagggcgaggccggggcggcgcgcgaggccccgctgcccgcggccagcagccgcgagcggcgccagcggcgcaggcgcagcgccagcagcgccagcaggaaggcgaggaagaggcaCGCCACGGCCGCCACGGCCAGCACCAGCCAGCGCGTCAGGCTGCCGGCCggctcgcccggcgccgccgcgccgctcagcTCCGACAGCAGCTCCGCCACGCTCTCGGCCAGCACCACGTGCAGCGTGGCCGTGGCCGAcagcgccggctgcccgtggtccttcaccaccaccaccagccgctgccgcggcgcgTCGCGCGCCACCGGCAGCCGCGCCGTGCGCACCTCGCCGCTGTGCAGCCCCACGCGGAAGAGCCCCGGCTCCGTCGCCTTGGCCAGCTCGTACGACAGCCACGCGTTCTGCCCCGAGTCCGCGTCCACCGCCACCACCTTGGCCACCAGCGTCCCGGGCTCCGCCGACCGCGGCGCCAGCTCCACGCCCGAccagcccgcgcccgcgcccgcgcccgcgcccgccgccgccgccgccgccgccgccgccgggtacAGCACctgcggcgcgttgtcgttctcgtCCACGATGAAGAGCCGCACCGACACGTTGCTGCTCAGCGCCGGCGCGCCCCCGTCCTCCGcccgcacccacagccccacctcGCGCACCTCCTCGTAGTCGAAGGAGCGCAGCGCGTACAGCGCGCCCGTCTCCGCGTGCACCGACACGTAGGACGAGAGCGGCGCGCCCCGCACCTGCCCCTCGCACAGCCGGTACCGCACGCGCCCGTTCTGCCCCCAGTCCGCGTCCGCCGCCCGCACCCTCAGCACCAGCGCGCCCTTGCCGTTGTTCTCGGGCAGCCAGGCGCTGTAGCGCGCCTCGCCGaacaccggcgcgttgtcgttcacgtccagcacccgcagcggcagcaccgcgctgcTCCACAGCGCCGGCGACCCGCCGTCCGTCGCCCGCACCGTCACGTTGTACTCCGACACCTCCTCCCGGTCCAGCTCCCGCGCCGTCACCACGCTGTAGTAGTCCTCAAAGGACTTCTCCAGCCGGAACGGCAGCGTGCCTGGGAGCGACAGCCGCACCTCCCCATTGGCCTCTGAATCTTCGTCCTTCACTTTTAGCAAAGCGATAACAGTTCCCGGGGGGCTGTCCTCGGGCACCGAGCTCACGACGGACGTCACCATGATTTCAGGCGTGTTGTCGTTGACGTCGATGACGCTCACCAGGACTTTCGCCCTGGCCGAGAGGTCCCCGCCGTCCTTCGCCTGCACCTCCAGCTCGTACAAAGCCGCTTCCTCGTAGTCCAGCTGCCCCGCCGCCGACACGTCCCCGGTGCGGGCGTCCACCTGGAAGACGCGCGACGCTCCGCCGGGCGTCCTGCGCAACGAGTAGCTCAGCTCTGCATTGCTGCCCTCGTCCGCATCCGTGGCGTTCACGGTGAGCAGCCGCGACCCCACGGGCACGTCCTCCCGCACGCGCACCGTGTACACCGCCTGGCTGaacaccggcgcgttgtcgttcgcGTCCAGCACCACCACGCGGATCCGCGCCGTGCCCgtccgcgccggctccccgccgtcCTCAGCCCTCAGCACCAGCTCGTGAAACGCGCCTTCCTCCCGGTCCAGCGCCTTCGCCAGCACCAGCTCGGGCTGTTTCTCCCCATCCGGTCCCGTCTGCACGGCCAGACCGAAGTGCTCGTCGCCGCTCAGCTCGTAGCGCTGCAGGGCATTCAGCCCTGCGTCCGCGTCTTGCGCTTCTTCCAGCGAGTACCGCGTTCCCACAGCCGTTAGCTCACTGATTCGGAACTGCAGTTTATCTTGCTGGAACTTGGGAGCATTGTCATTCAGGTCGGTGATTTCTATCTGTAGTTTGAAAACCCTCATAGAGAATTCTACCAAGATTTCTAAATTTATCAGGCACTTGTCCTCCAGCCGGCCGCAAACTTGCTCTCTGTCTATCCTTTCCGCCGTCACTAAATGGCCGGTCCTGTCATGCAGAGCGAAATACTGCCGCCTACCTTGGGAAACAacgcgggcgccgcgggcgcgcagcgccgccggctccagccccaggtcCTTGGCCACGTCGCCCACGAAAGAGCCCTTCTGCATCTCCTCGGGCACCGAGTAGCGGAGCTGCCCCCACGCCAGCTCCCACGCCGCCACCAAGGCGCACCACAGCAgcgctcgccctcgccctcgccctcgccctcgccctcgctctcgccGGCCCCAGCGCCTCCCTGGATCCGCacgcatcgccgccgccgccccgccggcaccgaAATCCCGCCGGCTCCTCCGCGCCGCTCTCGCTccggcacggcccgccggcccgctcTCGCCCACCCCTCCGCCTCGCCGCTGCACGCCTCCGCACCGCCGGGCCGCTCGCAGCCCGCCCGCACGCCCAGCCGGCCGGCCAGCCAGCCCGGCGCCGCAGCGGGCGGGGCTCGCTCCAGCGCTCcgctccctcctcttctcctctcctccttggtgagcagcggcgcccgcagcctCCGCCGAGAACTGCAGCCACAAGTCTCACCCCAGCCTCCCGCTCCTCCCGTTCCCCACGCCTATCCCGTACTGTCGGGGGCCGGCGGAAAAGTCAGGCTTCAGGATACACATTTGGCCTGTGGAGAATATGTGCTGCCTTCCTTGCTCTCAAGCTGTTGTCTTCTCTGGACCTCATGAcattaacctttcttttcctgaaggtcACCATGCAAGAAAGGAGGCTGACTTGTGGGTGTGGAACTCCTACCGCACGGCAAAAATCAATTGCTTCCGGCGGTTTAGGTAAAGCACAACTACATGTATACGACATACCTCTATAACTGTATGCATATAACATGTGCTTTACGACCTTTAGATATTGAATACGCATTGCCACTAGTCCAAGAGCAGAATCTGCACGACGAATCGCAGGCCTATTTCTTACAGCGCTGCTTACGTTATTTCCCCTCAGTTTTCCAGCGACGAATGGTCACCTGACACCGAATCGACTGTGAAACGACAGCTTCGTTTCGTAACTCGGTAGTACTACTTTTTCGATGATGCCGCCAACGCTACATACCAAGGCATCTGTGCagaccacctccactcctcccacctcctcagcAACCCCCAGCAGCCACCCCTCTCTGGAGCACAGCACACAGAGCAAAACGAATTACGCGATCTTTCATCAACCGACAGACCGTAATAGTCGGCTGCGTCAGTACCCATGTCCGTCCGCATGGGAACTAATATCGGTATTACACATTTCCACCACGCCTTTCAACTGAGCAGTCTACACTGATCAGTGGAACTCTAACGGTGTTCTTGGACACCAGAACCACGAAcctctgaaaacatttacagCTGTTAACCTACGGGAAATATAACGCTACTGCGTCCCTCCAGTTCATTCAGAAAAGGGGCCAttcctttcaaaagcagcagcaacaacaacaaaaaagcaaagccGTACAACAGACAAAACGTTACAAGTGGTGTACTTAGACTTAGAGGAACACGCAGGCTTACAGACCTGCATTGCACGGGCGTCACACGAGTGCTCTCTCCCGGCAGAGGCTTCGATGGTCGAGACAAGCGTTTCAGGGGACATCTCCACCTACGCTAACCTTTTGTCGTTCATTGCCTTAGCCTTTGTAATTGATCGTTCCTTTCATGAGCAGTCTTTCTCCCTTATCTCCAAACACTCCACACACACCTCTCCgcctttcacttctgttttcagcacacagcagaggctgctgtgaaTCACATTTCGGCTCTCCCCTGAAGCGCGCTCCAGTCAGCGCAGCCACCGCAATGAGCGAGAGCCGCTCGCGGGGAAACTACGCGGGGCCAGCGCCGCACGTCGCCTCACCGAAGGTACTGGGGGCGACGGGGGGTAGGGTACGGGCGAATCCATCGGGGTAGGACAGAAAACGGACAGATGCCGACTGAAAGCAAGTCAGTTCAAGAGGTTACGCTCAAacagtaaacacacacacagtgaaCCAGCTGCTAGAGGGTCGCTTAGAAGGAATAACAAACAAATTGAACATGCACATAGAAGGAAGCTTCTGTGCGAAAAGTGGTTAATAATGTGTGCTGCTCACGAAACTAATCACGAGACAGTGAGAAACAGTCTTCCCGCAGTTAAAACGAGAAGGCAGGAAAAACCATTAAATTAGAGAAACTAACAGCACCTTTAATTGAAAATGACGTTAAAAGTGAGtgagcggcggggaggggaggagataGCCGTGCGCCTTGCAAATTACGAGGCAAATAAAAACCTGCATGAAAGAAACAGATGTGTCCTAAGTGAGCTGAACGGAACGCTGGGTAAACTCCAAAGAAGGGGCTCCATTAGTGCAGGCTGGGCATACCTTTCCAGCAAGCAAATAATCCAGCAAGCTGGATTATTTGTTTCCAAAAGTCAGCCTTGCAATTCATGATTCAAGTGATCTGCtaaagccttttctttccataaaaaggaagaagaagcatACTTGAGGAAGTCTCGACCGAAACGGAACCTCTCCTCACGTAAAGCAGGAAGCTGATTTGAGTGTTCTGAAGAAGAGATGGAGCCAACGGATGACAAACACTGATGGAGGGCTGCTGAGcagttttctaagaaaaatgtAGGACGAGAAGAAGGAAATCGAAATGCTTCTGAGTGGACTCGTAGTATCATCAGAAACTGAGGGAGACGTTCCAGCATGCCTAACTATGATAACTCTTAACGAGACAATGTCGGGGTTTCTGGTCTTCTGTGGCTAGGACAGAAGTAATGCACTCCACCTCTATCGCTGTTAATAAGTACACGTTGCTAAACGTTGCTTTTCCGAGTATGTAACGTTCTTGTATCATATCTGCATGTCGGAGAAGGAGAAGACACAACCCCTTTCCTAGCAGCAGACTTCCGTGTTTGAAGGtaccagagagagaaaaacaagaaatccaAAGCGATCCAACCCAAAGATGTCTCCGTCTCCAAACAACAGAAAATCTATTCCTCTTGGTAAAGATGGAAATACCATCTGCCCTAATAGGAAGCCACAATTAACAATTCACTCGCATACACGTGACGGCCTGCCGACTAGCCAGAATCCTGGCTTCTCACCCTTGATagatatgtgtacacacacatcaCACGGGCAGACACGTTTAAAGACACCTGcctatttctcctctttctgttcttGCGTAGAACTTCCAAAAAACAATAAGACTCCAGGAGGGAGAATTTTCAGTACCCCTGCAAGCTACTCCAGTATTAGCCAGCCAAAACGCAATAGCACACATATTGCTCGCTTAGCCACtgcctttcagcaaaaaaaaaaaaaaaaaagaaaaagaaaaagaaaaaacgttCTGGTCTCATAGATTAGACAGACTCAGACATGGTCAAAGTACCGTTACGTTTGCCACAACACCACACCATCCCTAGCAATTCAATTTATGACCTCGGCTCTACATCAACGCCCCCCTTCACCTTCGCCTGCATATTAAAGACACAGTGACGACCAGGAAAAG
The sequence above is a segment of the Struthio camelus isolate bStrCam1 chromosome 13, bStrCam1.hap1, whole genome shotgun sequence genome. Coding sequences within it:
- the LOC104152584 gene encoding protocadherin gamma-A12-like translates to MQKGSFVGDVAKDLGLEPAALRARGARVVSQGRRQYFALHDRTGHLVTAERIDREQVCGRLEDKCLINLEILVEFSMRVFKLQIEITDLNDNAPKFQQDKLQFRISELTAVGTRYSLEEAQDADAGLNALQRYELSGDEHFGLAVQTGPDGEKQPELVLAKALDREEGAFHELVLRAEDGGEPARTGTARIRVVVLDANDNAPVFSQAVYTVRVREDVPVGSRLLTVNATDADEGSNAELSYSLRRTPGGASRVFQVDARTGDVSAAGQLDYEEAALYELEVQAKDGGDLSARAKVLVSVIDVNDNTPEIMVTSVVSSVPEDSPPGTVIALLKVKDEDSEANGEVRLSLPGTLPFRLEKSFEDYYSVVTARELDREEVSEYNVTVRATDGGSPALWSSAVLPLRVLDVNDNAPVFGEARYSAWLPENNGKGALVLRVRAADADWGQNGRVRYRLCEGQVRGAPLSSYVSVHAETGALYALRSFDYEEVREVGLWVRAEDGGAPALSSNVSVRLFIVDENDNAPQVLYPAAAAAAAAAGAGAGAGAGWSGVELAPRSAEPGTLVAKVVAVDADSGQNAWLSYELAKATEPGLFRVGLHSGEVRTARLPVARDAPRQRLVVVVKDHGQPALSATATLHVVLAESVAELLSELSGAAAPGEPAGSLTRWLVLAVAAVACLFLAFLLALLALRLRRWRRSRLLAAGSGASRAAPASPFVGIDGVRAFLHSYSHELSLTADSRKSQRRCPGASGPNTLPAPPPPDKRAPLLPEEPAGAGAGSDSDSDSDSGDALPGSALKASYLTEELCCSLASLSKHEPLEAEVRKQPLALLLNPRAVPEPYRKCRFQADAGVYMFM